A region of Paractinoplanes abujensis DNA encodes the following proteins:
- a CDS encoding amino-acid N-acetyltransferase — MTVEIRRARTQDVRAIRALVDEYTSDRRLLSKATVTLYESVQEFWVAVDEDDRVFGCGALHVMWEDLAEIRTVAVDPAHRGQKIGHKIVERLVEAARELGVARVFCLTFETRFFGSFGFTEIDGAPVPHAVYEQLLRSYDEGVAEFLDLERVKPNTLGNTRMLLHL; from the coding sequence ATGACGGTGGAGATCCGGCGCGCGCGCACTCAGGACGTCCGGGCCATTCGCGCCCTGGTCGACGAATACACCTCCGATCGGCGGCTGCTCAGCAAGGCCACGGTCACCCTGTACGAGTCGGTGCAGGAGTTCTGGGTCGCCGTCGACGAGGACGACCGCGTCTTCGGCTGCGGAGCCCTGCACGTGATGTGGGAGGACCTGGCCGAGATCCGTACGGTCGCGGTCGATCCCGCCCACCGGGGTCAGAAGATCGGTCACAAGATCGTCGAGCGGCTGGTCGAGGCGGCCCGTGAGCTGGGCGTGGCCCGCGTGTTCTGCCTGACCTTCGAGACCCGGTTCTTCGGCTCGTTCGGGTTCACCGAGATCGATGGCGCGCCCGTGCCGCACGCGGTCTACGAGCAACTGCTTCGCTCGTACGACGAGGGTGTGGCCGAATTCCTCGACCTGGAACGGGTCAAGCCCAACACGCTGGGGAACACGAGAATGCTGCTGCACCTATGA
- a CDS encoding Ppx/GppA phosphatase family protein → MAGIDCGTNSIRLLIADVADGGLTDVARRMEIVRLGEGVDRTGRLSAEALSRTRKALLGYAAEIAELGVNRVRMCATSASRDAENAQEFRDMVRGVLGVDPEVISGTEEAALSFTGAVAGLQAERPCLVVDIGGGSTEFVTGSDRVDHAISMDIGCVRMTERHIHSDPPSAAEIHNAERDIAAAVDIALTAVPGRAATTLVGLAGTVTTVTALAQNLPSYDATRIHHAEVSLADVSRVTADLLAMPVAERLALPVMHPGRADVIGAGALILRTIMERSGHDSLIASEHDILDGIAFSLA, encoded by the coding sequence GTGGCCGGGATCGACTGCGGGACGAATTCGATCCGCCTGCTCATCGCGGACGTCGCCGACGGCGGGCTGACCGACGTCGCCCGCCGCATGGAGATCGTGCGGCTGGGCGAGGGGGTCGACCGCACCGGGCGCCTGTCCGCCGAGGCCCTTTCCCGTACGAGGAAAGCCCTGCTCGGCTACGCCGCCGAGATCGCCGAACTGGGCGTCAACCGGGTCCGCATGTGCGCCACGTCGGCCTCGCGGGACGCCGAGAACGCGCAGGAGTTCCGCGACATGGTGCGCGGCGTGCTCGGTGTCGACCCCGAGGTGATCAGCGGCACCGAGGAGGCGGCCCTCTCCTTCACCGGCGCGGTCGCCGGGCTGCAAGCCGAGCGGCCCTGTCTGGTGGTCGACATCGGTGGCGGCTCGACCGAGTTCGTCACCGGCTCCGACCGCGTCGACCACGCCATCTCGATGGACATCGGCTGCGTGCGGATGACCGAGCGGCACATCCACAGCGACCCGCCCTCGGCTGCCGAGATCCACAACGCGGAGCGGGACATCGCGGCCGCGGTCGACATCGCCCTGACCGCCGTGCCCGGCCGCGCCGCCACGACCCTGGTCGGCCTGGCGGGCACGGTCACCACCGTCACGGCGCTGGCGCAAAACCTTCCCTCGTACGACGCCACGCGCATCCACCACGCCGAGGTGAGCCTGGCCGACGTGTCCCGCGTGACCGCCGACCTGCTGGCCATGCCGGTCGCCGAGCGGCTGGCCCTGCCCGTCATGCACCCCGGCCGGGCCGACGTGATCGGCGCCGGCGCCTTGATCCTGCGCACGATCATGGAGCGCTCCGGCCACGATTCCCTGATCGCCTCCGAACACGACATCCTCGACGGCATCGCCTTCAGCCTGGCCTGA
- a CDS encoding PadR family transcriptional regulator: protein MDTTQLLKGVLDLAVLAALRDEDGYGYDILRRLRAAGLEDVGDASVYGTLRRLFAAGFLNSYVVPSVEGPHRKYYGLNAAGRAELQRSGKVWHGFASTMDDLLRERETA from the coding sequence GTGGATACCACCCAGCTGCTCAAGGGTGTCCTGGACCTGGCCGTGCTCGCCGCCCTGCGCGACGAGGACGGCTACGGCTATGACATCCTGCGCCGCCTGCGGGCCGCCGGGCTCGAAGACGTCGGCGACGCCTCGGTCTACGGCACCCTGCGCCGCCTGTTCGCCGCGGGCTTTTTGAACAGCTACGTGGTGCCCAGCGTGGAGGGCCCGCACCGCAAGTACTACGGGCTCAACGCGGCCGGCCGCGCCGAGTTGCAGCGGTCGGGCAAAGTGTGGCACGGCTTCGCATCCACCATGGACGATCTGCTTCGCGAGCGGGAGACGGCGTGA
- a CDS encoding HAAS signaling domain-containing protein produces the protein MNSTAQDEITEYVERVRAALADLPEGTRAELLEDLPEHLAEIRAEDTVTLTDRLGTPEAYAAELRATAAGYVGGFPEPPKSPWVTPAEVRTQVMRVLGPADVKIGPMIGYPKASDFLTLLRPAWWVLRGYLGAMALAYLFDASGNQPGLLPRIGGSTLVALLLLTGCVVASILVGHRRLGREGWQRYVINVGSVFLVLFAIGGFFSADSDVRDPGYNDAGYSGGGNPYDYITDVFVYDSTGKLVPGARLFDQEGAPIQMGNAYCSDPNTGESWHSRSMGYPYCPEAAPFGSPNATPSASRTAGAATPTEPDENATPGATATPGNTATPGAGAVPTATADAPPGKTERPAPSASFLDGGR, from the coding sequence GTGAACTCCACGGCACAGGACGAGATCACCGAATACGTCGAGCGGGTCCGCGCGGCGCTGGCCGACCTGCCCGAGGGCACCCGCGCCGAGCTCCTCGAGGACCTGCCCGAGCACCTGGCCGAGATCCGGGCCGAGGACACGGTCACCCTGACCGACCGGCTGGGCACCCCCGAGGCGTACGCGGCCGAGCTGCGCGCCACCGCGGCGGGCTACGTCGGCGGCTTTCCCGAGCCGCCCAAGAGCCCCTGGGTCACCCCGGCCGAGGTGCGCACCCAGGTGATGCGGGTGCTCGGGCCGGCCGACGTCAAGATCGGGCCGATGATCGGCTACCCCAAGGCCAGCGACTTCCTCACGCTGCTCCGGCCCGCGTGGTGGGTGCTGCGCGGCTACCTGGGCGCGATGGCGCTGGCCTACCTGTTCGACGCCAGCGGCAACCAGCCCGGCCTGCTGCCCCGCATCGGCGGCAGCACCCTGGTGGCGTTGCTGCTGCTGACCGGCTGCGTCGTCGCCTCGATCCTGGTCGGCCACCGCCGCCTGGGCCGCGAAGGCTGGCAGCGCTACGTGATCAACGTCGGCTCGGTGTTCCTGGTGCTGTTCGCCATCGGCGGCTTCTTCAGCGCTGACAGCGACGTGCGCGACCCCGGCTACAACGACGCGGGCTACTCCGGCGGCGGCAACCCGTACGACTACATCACCGACGTCTTCGTCTACGACAGCACAGGCAAACTGGTGCCCGGCGCGCGCCTGTTCGACCAGGAAGGCGCGCCGATCCAGATGGGCAACGCCTACTGCAGCGACCCCAACACCGGTGAGTCGTGGCACTCGCGCTCGATGGGCTACCCGTACTGCCCCGAGGCAGCGCCGTTCGGCTCACCCAACGCCACCCCGTCGGCGAGCCGCACGGCCGGCGCCGCCACCCCGACCGAGCCGGACGAGAACGCCACACCCGGCGCCACCGCCACGCCCGGCAACACCGCCACACCCGGCGCCGGCGCCGTGCCCACCGCCACTGCCGACGCGCCGCCCGGCAAGACCGAGCGCCCCGCCCCGTCCGCATCGTTCCTCGACGGCGGCCGCTGA
- a CDS encoding DUF501 domain-containing protein has protein sequence MPEPTEADLEIVQAQLGRPPRGTRAIAHRCPCGNPDVVETAPRLDDGTPFPTLYYLTCPHATAACSRLESAGVMRDMQDRLSTDPELAAHYQAAAEDYKTRRKAIEDVPEIAHVAAGGMPDRVKCLHVHLGHALAVGRGVNPFGDEVRDAVEPWWTEGPCVKREE, from the coding sequence ATGCCTGAGCCAACCGAAGCCGACCTTGAAATCGTCCAGGCCCAGCTCGGCCGGCCTCCCCGCGGCACCCGTGCGATCGCGCACCGCTGCCCGTGCGGCAACCCGGACGTGGTGGAGACGGCCCCGCGCCTCGACGACGGCACGCCCTTCCCGACCCTCTACTACCTGACCTGCCCGCATGCGACCGCCGCGTGCAGCCGCCTCGAGTCGGCCGGCGTCATGCGCGACATGCAGGACCGCCTGTCCACCGACCCCGAGCTGGCCGCGCACTACCAAGCGGCCGCTGAGGACTACAAGACGCGCCGCAAGGCCATCGAGGACGTTCCGGAGATCGCGCACGTCGCCGCCGGTGGCATGCCCGATCGAGTGAAATGCCTGCATGTCCACCTCGGGCACGCGCTCGCTGTGGGCCGGGGCGTGAATCCTTTCGGGGACGAGGTCCGCGACGCCGTCGAGCCGTGGTGGACCGAGGGCCCCTGCGTCAAACGGGAAGAATGA